The proteins below come from a single Vibrio natriegens NBRC 15636 = ATCC 14048 = DSM 759 genomic window:
- a CDS encoding anhydro-N-acetylmuramic acid kinase translates to MNFNELYIGVMSGTSMDGVDTALVEIKGNHVQLIAHDDYPMPAQLKQALLSVCTGQETNLKAIGELDHQLGHLFANSVLQLLDKSGYSAEQVRAIGNHGQTVFHQPTGEYPFTTQLGDANIIAVKTGIDTVADFRRKDMALGGQGAPLVPAFHKSIFAMQDSTTVVLNIGGIANVSVLHPQQPVIGYDTGPGNLLMDAWCEKHTTQGFDKDAQFALQGTVNPVLLNQLLQEPYLTRAAPKSTGRELFNINWLQSQLTGHSLSAEDVQRTLCEYSAVTIASEVEKFTYGTSPLLLVCGGGARNPLLMQRLSELMPQWQVTTTNEKGVDGDYMEAMAFAWLAQRHIHGLPSNLPEVTGASRLASLGVLYSKN, encoded by the coding sequence GTGAATTTTAACGAACTTTACATTGGCGTGATGTCTGGCACGAGTATGGATGGTGTCGATACGGCTTTGGTTGAGATTAAAGGAAACCACGTTCAGCTTATTGCCCACGATGATTATCCAATGCCTGCCCAGCTGAAACAGGCTTTATTGTCCGTTTGCACTGGTCAGGAGACGAACCTGAAAGCCATTGGTGAACTCGACCACCAGCTTGGTCACCTGTTTGCAAATTCCGTTCTCCAGCTGTTGGATAAATCAGGCTATTCCGCTGAGCAAGTTCGGGCTATTGGCAACCATGGTCAAACCGTTTTCCACCAGCCAACTGGCGAGTATCCATTTACCACTCAATTGGGTGATGCCAATATTATCGCGGTGAAAACCGGTATCGACACCGTGGCGGATTTTCGTCGTAAGGACATGGCACTCGGCGGGCAAGGCGCTCCTCTTGTACCAGCTTTCCACAAAAGTATCTTCGCGATGCAAGACTCGACAACCGTGGTTTTAAACATCGGTGGTATTGCCAATGTTTCCGTTTTGCACCCACAGCAACCGGTGATTGGTTACGATACTGGGCCTGGTAATTTGTTGATGGATGCCTGGTGTGAGAAGCATACGACGCAAGGGTTCGATAAAGACGCACAATTTGCACTGCAAGGTACAGTCAATCCGGTACTGCTCAATCAATTACTTCAAGAGCCTTATTTAACACGCGCAGCACCCAAAAGTACCGGCCGCGAACTATTCAATATCAACTGGTTACAATCCCAACTGACAGGGCATTCACTCTCTGCAGAAGATGTTCAGCGCACATTATGTGAATACTCCGCCGTCACCATCGCCAGTGAAGTAGAGAAATTTACTTACGGCACATCTCCGCTACTGCTGGTTTGTGGTGGCGGAGCGAGAAACCCACTGTTGATGCAACGCTTAAGCGAATTAATGCCTCAATGGCAAGTGACCACAACCAACGAAAAAGGCGTTGATGGCGACTATATGGAAGCAATGGCGTTTGCCTGGTTAGCTCAGCGCCATATTCACGGTTTGCCGAGCAATTTACCGGAAGTCACCGGAGCAAGCCGACTGGCTTCACTCGGTGTACTGTATTCAAAAAATTAA
- the nagZ gene encoding beta-N-acetylhexosaminidase: protein MGPLWVDVAGYELTAEDKEILEHPTVGGLILFTRNYHDSEQLQALTQSIRKAAKRPLLIGVDQEGGRVQRFREGFSLIPAADEYAKHQNSEELARMGGWLMAAELIAHDIDLSFAPVLDKGHQCKAIGSRAFGEDANTILRHSTAYMQGMKSIGMATTGKHFPGHGGVIADSHLETPYDERSDIFEQDMAIFKAQIEAGILDAMMPAHVIFPNYDSQPASGSEYWLKTILRQQLGFKGLIFSDDLTMEGAVIMGGPAERSIQALNAGCDMLLMCNKREAQVEALDNLPITRVPQASALLKKQSFSLSELKLSQEWKQASEAMKRLTP, encoded by the coding sequence ATGGGTCCGTTATGGGTTGACGTTGCAGGCTATGAGCTGACTGCTGAAGACAAAGAAATTTTGGAGCATCCAACGGTTGGTGGCTTGATTCTGTTTACACGGAATTATCATGATAGCGAGCAACTTCAGGCGCTTACCCAGTCTATCCGCAAAGCGGCGAAACGTCCGCTACTGATTGGTGTCGATCAGGAAGGAGGGCGCGTACAGCGATTTCGTGAGGGCTTTTCTCTTATCCCTGCTGCTGATGAATATGCAAAACATCAAAATAGTGAAGAGCTTGCTCGAATGGGCGGCTGGCTTATGGCAGCGGAGCTGATTGCTCATGACATTGATTTGAGCTTCGCCCCTGTATTGGATAAAGGCCATCAGTGTAAAGCGATTGGTAGCCGAGCCTTTGGGGAAGACGCCAATACCATCCTTCGTCATAGCACTGCCTACATGCAAGGGATGAAAAGTATCGGCATGGCGACAACAGGCAAACACTTTCCCGGACATGGTGGCGTGATTGCTGACTCTCATCTGGAAACGCCCTATGACGAGCGCAGTGATATTTTTGAGCAAGACATGGCGATTTTCAAAGCTCAAATCGAGGCGGGTATTTTGGATGCCATGATGCCAGCCCACGTCATTTTTCCGAACTACGACTCTCAACCTGCCAGCGGTTCCGAATATTGGCTGAAAACAATTCTGCGTCAGCAACTTGGTTTCAAAGGCTTGATCTTCTCTGATGATTTAACCATGGAAGGCGCAGTTATCATGGGCGGTCCTGCAGAACGCTCCATTCAGGCTTTGAATGCAGGGTGCGATATGCTGTTGATGTGCAATAAAAGAGAGGCTCAGGTCGAAGCTCTGGATAACTTACCTATCACGAGAGTGCCGCAAGCCAGCGCGTTACTGAAAAAACAGAGCTTTTCTCTGAGTGAGCTCAAGTTGTCACAAGAGTGGAAACAAGCCAGCGAAGCGATGAAGCGTTTAACTCCATAA
- a CDS encoding 3-deoxy-7-phosphoheptulonate synthase has protein sequence MKKSELSDINIVEEQVLITPDELKAKLPLSDKARRFIQESRQTIADIIHKKDHRLLVVCGPCSIHDIDAAKDYAKRLKALSEQLSDQLYIVMRVYFEKPRTTVGWKGLVNDPHLDGSFDIEHGLHVGRELLVDLAEMEIPLATEALDPISPQYIADTFSWAAIGARTTESQTHREMASGLSMPIGFKNGTDGSLATAINAMQAASSSHRFMGINREGQVALLTTQGNANGHVILRGGKQTNYDSVSVTECEQEMAKSGLDASLMVDCSHANSRKDYRRQPLVAEDVIHQIREGNKSIIGLMIESHINEGNQSSDLKLEEMEYGVSITDACINWESTEALLRHAHEELVPFLENRLKG, from the coding sequence ATGAAAAAAAGTGAATTGAGCGACATTAACATCGTCGAAGAACAGGTTCTTATCACTCCAGATGAGTTAAAAGCGAAATTGCCTCTGAGTGACAAAGCACGCCGCTTTATCCAAGAATCTCGTCAAACTATTGCTGACATCATTCATAAGAAAGATCACCGTTTGCTTGTTGTGTGTGGACCTTGTTCTATCCACGATATTGATGCGGCGAAAGATTACGCAAAACGTCTTAAAGCGCTTTCAGAACAACTAAGTGACCAACTGTATATTGTAATGCGTGTTTACTTTGAAAAGCCTCGTACTACCGTTGGCTGGAAAGGTTTAGTTAACGACCCGCATCTGGATGGCAGTTTTGATATCGAACATGGTCTGCATGTTGGCCGTGAACTGCTGGTTGACCTGGCAGAGATGGAAATTCCGCTAGCGACAGAAGCTCTTGACCCAATCAGCCCGCAGTACATCGCAGATACCTTTAGTTGGGCTGCAATTGGTGCGCGTACTACCGAATCGCAAACTCACCGTGAAATGGCGAGTGGCCTGTCTATGCCAATTGGTTTTAAAAACGGTACTGATGGTAGCTTGGCGACAGCAATCAATGCGATGCAAGCAGCATCATCTAGCCACCGTTTCATGGGTATTAACCGTGAAGGACAAGTTGCACTGCTCACGACTCAGGGCAACGCGAATGGTCACGTGATTCTTCGTGGCGGTAAGCAGACGAACTACGATTCAGTATCCGTGACTGAGTGTGAACAAGAAATGGCGAAGTCAGGTCTTGATGCTTCACTGATGGTGGACTGTAGCCACGCGAACTCACGTAAAGACTACCGCCGTCAGCCACTGGTTGCTGAAGACGTGATCCATCAAATTCGTGAAGGCAACAAGTCTATTATCGGCCTGATGATTGAAAGCCACATCAACGAAGGCAACCAGTCTTCTGACTTGAAGCTTGAAGAGATGGAATACGGTGTATCTATCACCGATGCATGTATCAATTGGGAGTCAACTGAGGCACTATTACGTCATGCACACGAAGAGCTGGTGCCTTTCTTAGAGAATCGCCTAAAAGGCTAA
- the tyrA gene encoding bifunctional chorismate mutase/prephenate dehydrogenase: MAVELNALRDQIDAVDKQMLELLAQRLSLVEKVGEVKSEHGLPIYAPDREAAMLASRRAEAEKIGVPPQLIEDILRRTMRESYASEKDSGFKCLNPELRSVVIIGGNGQLGGLFGRMFKLSGYQVKVLGSKDWDRADEILDNAGLVVVTVPIHLTEGVIEKLGNLPEDCILCDLTSIKSKPLQAMLKVHAGPVVGLHPMFGPDVPSLAKQVIVYCDGRGNEHYQWLLQQFGIWGASLCQIDAEEHDHGMTLIQALRHFTSFAYGMHLSKENPNIDQLLKLSSPIYRLELAMVGRLFGQDPNLYGDIIFSSQENIDMIKRFHQRLGDAVAILDSKDKARFIESFKQVSDWFGTYSQQFMNESQNLLKQANDNIHRG; the protein is encoded by the coding sequence ATGGCAGTTGAACTTAACGCATTACGCGATCAGATTGATGCAGTCGACAAGCAAATGCTTGAGCTTCTAGCCCAGCGTTTATCGCTGGTAGAAAAAGTGGGTGAAGTAAAAAGCGAACACGGTTTGCCAATTTATGCCCCCGACCGAGAGGCCGCGATGTTAGCGTCTCGTCGAGCTGAAGCTGAAAAAATTGGGGTACCCCCACAGCTAATCGAAGACATTCTTCGTCGTACTATGCGTGAGTCTTATGCCAGTGAGAAAGATTCCGGATTTAAGTGTTTGAACCCAGAATTACGCTCAGTTGTGATTATCGGTGGTAATGGTCAACTGGGCGGTCTGTTTGGCCGCATGTTCAAATTGTCGGGCTACCAGGTCAAAGTTCTGGGCAGTAAAGATTGGGATCGTGCGGATGAAATCCTGGACAACGCGGGTTTAGTCGTGGTCACGGTACCGATTCATCTGACGGAAGGTGTTATCGAGAAGCTGGGTAATTTGCCAGAAGATTGCATTTTGTGTGATTTAACCTCGATTAAGTCGAAGCCACTGCAAGCGATGCTCAAGGTGCACGCTGGCCCGGTTGTTGGTCTTCACCCGATGTTTGGTCCTGATGTTCCTAGCCTTGCGAAGCAGGTTATTGTGTACTGTGATGGCCGTGGGAACGAGCATTACCAATGGCTACTCCAACAATTTGGTATTTGGGGCGCAAGTTTGTGTCAGATTGACGCAGAAGAGCACGATCATGGCATGACTCTGATTCAGGCACTGCGCCACTTTACGTCGTTTGCTTACGGCATGCACTTAAGTAAAGAGAACCCGAATATCGATCAGTTGCTCAAACTAAGCTCGCCTATCTACCGCCTTGAATTGGCGATGGTTGGACGACTGTTTGGTCAGGACCCGAATTTGTACGGTGATATCATTTTCTCTTCTCAAGAGAATATTGACATGATCAAGCGATTCCATCAGCGTTTGGGTGATGCGGTAGCGATCCTGGATAGCAAAGACAAAGCGCGATTCATCGAAAGTTTCAAGCAGGTGAGCGATTGGTTTGGTACTTACTCTCAACAATTTATGAATGAGAGCCAGAACCTGCTCAAGCAAGCCAATGATAATATTCATCGTGGCTAA
- a CDS encoding M23 family metallopeptidase, which translates to MSKKIIIQIPTKNGDQQFYFGRISVVTVLASVIALPAVIGGAWYMNQQQRYDQDVLVQAVAKLESEKNEITALYEEQLDTNHSLSQSLTDRNNQIQLLGKRVFDVESVLGLADEELMLDENNLALEERIDAAAIDSAVRATMFRLIPNDSPITYQRISSSYGTRINPISGKKHVHTGIDLTCKRGEEVLAPADGVVETVRPGNRGYGNYLTLRHSFGFMSSYAHLQKFKVKSGEFVSKGDVIAQCGNSGNSTGPHLHYEVRFLGRALNPQYLMDWTPENFNYVFEKENKVKWGPLVQLIDNVVRLQINLTNSPYRDTSINTVSSEEGNETAVN; encoded by the coding sequence ATGTCTAAAAAAATCATCATTCAGATCCCGACAAAAAACGGCGATCAGCAATTTTACTTTGGCCGCATTTCGGTCGTCACAGTGCTGGCTTCGGTCATCGCGTTACCTGCCGTTATTGGTGGTGCATGGTATATGAACCAGCAACAGCGCTATGATCAAGATGTACTGGTTCAAGCCGTCGCTAAACTGGAGAGTGAGAAAAACGAAATCACCGCACTTTACGAAGAACAGCTTGATACCAACCACTCGTTATCTCAATCTTTGACTGACAGAAATAACCAAATTCAGCTGCTGGGTAAACGTGTATTCGATGTCGAGTCGGTACTTGGATTAGCCGACGAAGAGCTGATGCTTGATGAAAACAATTTGGCACTGGAAGAGAGAATTGACGCTGCGGCAATAGATTCTGCCGTACGTGCAACCATGTTCCGCCTTATTCCTAACGACAGCCCAATCACTTATCAGCGCATCTCGTCCTCTTATGGCACTCGAATCAACCCGATTTCAGGGAAAAAACACGTTCATACTGGTATCGACCTAACCTGTAAGCGTGGTGAAGAGGTGCTGGCTCCTGCCGATGGGGTTGTAGAGACGGTTCGTCCGGGTAATCGAGGCTATGGCAACTACCTGACTTTACGCCATTCGTTCGGTTTTATGAGCTCTTATGCGCACCTGCAAAAATTCAAAGTGAAAAGCGGGGAATTTGTCAGTAAAGGGGATGTTATTGCTCAATGTGGTAACTCTGGTAATTCGACCGGACCTCACCTGCATTATGAAGTGCGCTTCCTCGGGCGAGCATTGAATCCTCAATACTTGATGGACTGGACACCAGAGAATTTCAACTACGTGTTTGAAAAAGAGAATAAAGTTAAATGGGGTCCATTAGTTCAGTTGATTGACAACGTTGTTCGTCTGCAAATCAACTTAACTAATTCGCCTTACCGAGACACCAGCATCAACACCGTGTCCAGTGAAGAAGGTAACGAGACAGCCGTTAACTAA
- the ettA gene encoding energy-dependent translational throttle protein EttA — protein sequence MAEYVYTMSRVSKIVPPKRQILKDISLSFFPGAKIGVLGLNGAGKSTLLRIMAGIDTDIDGEARPQPGLNVGYLPQEPVLDESKTVREIVEEAVSDVAGALQRLDAVYAAYAEPDADFDALAKEQGELEALIQAKDGHNLDNALERAADALRLPEWDQKIAHLSGGERRRVAICRLLLEKPDMLLLDEPTNHLDAESVAWLERFLVDYTGTVVAITHDRYFLDNAAGWILELDRGEGIPWEGNYTSWLEQKDARLQQEASQESARQKTIEKELEWVRKNPKGRQAKSKARMARFEELQNTDHQKRNETNELFIPPGERLGDKVIEVNNLTKSFDGRVLIDDLSFSIPKGAIVGIIGANGAGKSTLFKMLSGTEQPDSGTIELGDTVKLASVEQFRDSMNDKNTVFQEISEGADIIKINNFEIPARAYCSRFNFKGSDQQKVIGELSGGERNRVHLAKLLKAGGNVLLLDEPTNDLDVETLRALEEALLEFPGCAMVISHDRWFLDRIATHIIDYRDEGQVNFYEGNYTEYMDWLKKTLGPEAAEPHRIKYKRIAK from the coding sequence ATGGCTGAATACGTATATACCATGTCGCGGGTGAGCAAAATCGTGCCACCTAAGCGTCAAATTCTTAAAGACATCTCTCTGAGCTTCTTCCCTGGTGCGAAAATCGGTGTTTTAGGTCTGAACGGTGCAGGTAAATCAACTCTGCTACGTATCATGGCGGGTATCGACACGGATATCGACGGTGAAGCACGTCCACAACCTGGGCTTAATGTTGGCTACCTGCCTCAGGAGCCGGTACTTGATGAATCAAAAACCGTTCGTGAGATCGTAGAAGAAGCGGTATCAGACGTTGCAGGCGCGCTTCAACGTTTGGACGCGGTATATGCAGCATACGCTGAACCAGATGCGGATTTCGATGCTCTGGCAAAAGAACAAGGCGAGCTGGAAGCTCTGATTCAAGCGAAAGATGGCCATAATCTTGATAATGCTCTGGAACGTGCAGCGGATGCTTTGCGTCTTCCTGAGTGGGATCAAAAGATTGCCCATCTGTCAGGTGGTGAGCGTCGTCGTGTCGCTATTTGTCGTCTTCTACTAGAAAAGCCAGACATGCTTCTTCTCGACGAACCAACCAACCACTTGGATGCTGAGTCTGTTGCTTGGCTAGAACGCTTCCTGGTTGATTACACAGGTACTGTTGTAGCGATTACCCACGACCGTTACTTCCTTGATAACGCTGCTGGCTGGATTCTTGAACTTGACCGTGGTGAAGGTATTCCATGGGAAGGTAACTACACCTCTTGGCTAGAGCAAAAAGATGCACGTCTACAGCAAGAAGCATCACAAGAAAGTGCTCGTCAAAAGACCATCGAGAAAGAACTTGAGTGGGTACGCAAAAACCCTAAAGGTCGTCAGGCGAAATCGAAAGCGCGTATGGCTCGTTTTGAAGAGCTTCAAAACACTGACCATCAAAAACGTAACGAGACCAACGAACTATTTATCCCACCAGGTGAGCGCCTAGGTGACAAGGTTATCGAAGTGAATAACCTGACGAAATCGTTCGACGGCCGTGTACTGATTGATGACTTGTCATTCAGCATCCCTAAAGGTGCGATCGTCGGTATTATCGGTGCCAACGGTGCAGGTAAGTCAACGCTATTCAAAATGCTAAGCGGCACAGAGCAACCAGATTCAGGCACTATTGAACTGGGTGATACTGTGAAACTGGCATCGGTTGAGCAGTTCCGTGACTCAATGAACGACAAGAACACTGTATTCCAAGAGATTTCTGAAGGCGCTGATATCATTAAGATCAACAACTTCGAAATCCCTGCACGTGCATACTGTTCACGTTTCAACTTCAAAGGCTCTGATCAACAGAAAGTAATCGGTGAGCTATCTGGTGGTGAGCGTAACCGTGTACACCTTGCGAAACTACTGAAAGCGGGCGGCAACGTACTGTTACTCGATGAACCAACCAACGACCTTGACGTTGAAACGCTACGTGCACTAGAAGAAGCGCTACTTGAATTCCCGGGCTGTGCAATGGTTATCTCGCACGACCGTTGGTTCCTTGACCGTATCGCAACACACATCATCGACTACCGTGACGAAGGTCAGGTTAACTTCTACGAAGGCAACTACACCGAGTACATGGACTGGTTGAAGAAGACGCTTGGTCCTGAAGCTGCAGAACCTCATCGCATCAAATACAAACGTATCGCGAAGTAA
- the sltY gene encoding murein transglycosylase, with translation MRFNVTELAKSVCCAAALCAVSLTANAALSLEKQREVYEQAQNLLDKNDINGYLVIRPKIADYPLTPYVDYRTFIRQLPSKSPKQVNDFISEYETFPFSRRVSAPYLNHLYKEKDWKAITEFQKVIPSGERYQCIFYQANLKQGKQVAAFKGAEDMWLSGSSIASECDPLFSAWDKAGGRTDDLILQRMLLAFDARNGSLISYLQKLPKSAKAKQQAQDMKALFDKPATVAEFAKKKPANDFNRAQSQYALEKLARMNIEQAQQAYDSVVKGQKFSPEKAQSLADYIAFRLTRTESASLAKWRDDKTKTSQDLPLIETRIRLAVQNADWKGVQEWIAVLNKEEQATLRWQYWLGRSEIALGDDIAGKKRLATLVGERNFYSVAAANAIGQSIKYPSHRIKLDIKAVQPYHDALARISEMIATDKISAAKSEWAHLLRRVNKDDKAMLAAYASSKHWHHLTVTASIQAQMWDNIELRFPVAHQWWFNFYAKKHDIDPVTMMSLARQESALDVEARSPVGARGIMQIMPETAKYTARKYKLKYQGTEELYNVGKNIEIGSHYLQGLLEDYDNNRIFALAAYNAGPNRVKTWRERTQGKVDAYAFIEAIPFKETRGYVQNILMFETYYRDLLGIDGAFLNQHEINTKY, from the coding sequence ATGAGATTCAACGTTACGGAATTGGCTAAAAGTGTATGCTGTGCTGCTGCTTTATGTGCGGTTAGTCTGACAGCGAACGCCGCGCTTAGCTTAGAAAAACAGCGCGAAGTGTATGAGCAGGCCCAAAATCTATTAGATAAAAATGACATCAACGGGTACTTAGTGATCCGTCCCAAAATTGCGGACTATCCGCTGACACCTTATGTGGACTACCGTACTTTCATTCGACAGTTACCGAGTAAGTCCCCAAAACAAGTTAATGACTTTATCTCCGAGTACGAGACTTTTCCTTTTTCTCGCCGTGTTAGCGCTCCTTATCTGAATCATCTCTACAAAGAGAAAGATTGGAAGGCCATTACTGAGTTTCAAAAAGTGATACCCAGTGGCGAGCGTTACCAGTGTATTTTTTACCAGGCGAATTTGAAGCAGGGTAAACAAGTTGCGGCGTTTAAAGGCGCGGAAGATATGTGGTTAAGCGGTTCAAGTATCGCTTCTGAGTGTGACCCGCTATTTTCTGCCTGGGATAAAGCGGGCGGAAGAACTGACGATTTGATATTACAGCGAATGTTACTGGCGTTTGATGCACGTAACGGCAGCCTGATTAGTTATCTGCAAAAGCTACCAAAGTCGGCCAAAGCGAAACAACAAGCCCAAGATATGAAGGCGTTGTTTGATAAGCCTGCCACGGTCGCTGAATTTGCCAAGAAAAAGCCCGCGAACGATTTTAATCGTGCTCAGAGTCAATATGCGTTAGAAAAGTTAGCTCGCATGAATATCGAGCAGGCACAACAAGCGTATGACTCGGTGGTAAAAGGGCAGAAATTCTCTCCTGAAAAAGCACAGTCTTTGGCGGATTACATTGCCTTCAGGCTGACGCGTACAGAGTCGGCCAGTCTGGCTAAATGGCGAGATGACAAGACAAAAACCAGTCAGGACCTGCCTCTCATCGAGACTCGTATTCGCCTCGCGGTGCAAAATGCAGACTGGAAAGGGGTTCAGGAGTGGATAGCGGTTCTTAACAAAGAAGAGCAGGCGACGCTGCGATGGCAATATTGGTTGGGTCGAAGTGAGATTGCACTGGGAGATGACATTGCGGGTAAGAAGCGTTTAGCAACATTGGTTGGAGAGCGTAACTTTTATAGTGTCGCAGCCGCAAACGCGATAGGGCAGTCGATCAAATATCCAAGTCACCGAATCAAATTAGACATTAAGGCAGTTCAGCCTTATCACGATGCTCTGGCCCGTATTTCGGAGATGATCGCGACAGACAAGATTTCTGCAGCAAAAAGCGAATGGGCGCATTTGCTCCGTCGAGTGAATAAAGACGACAAAGCCATGCTAGCGGCTTATGCCTCTTCGAAGCATTGGCATCACCTGACTGTTACCGCAAGTATTCAAGCTCAAATGTGGGACAATATTGAATTACGGTTCCCTGTTGCGCATCAGTGGTGGTTTAATTTCTATGCGAAGAAGCATGACATCGACCCGGTTACTATGATGTCTTTGGCAAGGCAAGAGAGTGCGTTGGATGTAGAGGCTCGTTCACCCGTTGGTGCACGCGGTATCATGCAGATAATGCCTGAAACTGCAAAATACACCGCACGTAAGTACAAGTTAAAGTATCAAGGTACTGAAGAGTTGTATAACGTCGGTAAAAATATCGAAATTGGCAGCCATTACCTGCAAGGTTTATTGGAGGATTACGATAATAATCGTATTTTTGCTCTAGCGGCTTATAATGCTGGCCCTAACAGAGTGAAAACGTGGCGAGAGCGAACCCAAGGAAAAGTGGATGCTTATGCCTTTATCGAGGCGATTCCATTTAAAGAGACACGTGGTTATGTTCAGAACATCTTAATGTTTGAAACTTACTACCGTGATCTTTTGGGTATCGATGGCGCGTTCTTGAATCAACATGAGATCAATACCAAGTATTGA
- the trpR gene encoding trp operon repressor, which produces MSHEPEYTDWQQILELIRTSVDSQQHEMFLTMLMTPDERDSLIARVNILNELLKGELSQRQISQMLGVGIATITRGSNELKSKSDEEKDQLKALLEPTE; this is translated from the coding sequence ATGTCACACGAACCCGAGTACACAGACTGGCAGCAGATTCTTGAGCTAATTCGAACAAGTGTCGATAGTCAGCAGCATGAAATGTTTTTAACGATGCTGATGACGCCTGATGAACGAGATTCATTAATTGCCCGAGTGAACATTCTTAATGAACTGCTCAAAGGCGAGTTATCTCAACGTCAGATCAGCCAGATGCTGGGCGTGGGCATTGCAACCATCACACGTGGCTCAAATGAGTTGAAATCCAAATCGGATGAAGAGAAAGACCAGCTCAAGGCATTATTAGAGCCAACAGAGTAA
- the yjjX gene encoding inosine/xanthosine triphosphatase: MATQKVVIASLNPAKINAVKSAFQSAFPNQAFEFEGVSVPSEVADQPMSNEETYTGALNRVKNAKVEALGGDFYVGLEAGIEGNVTFAWMVIESQTHRGESRSASLMLPPEVLAQLEHANELGDVMDSVFGTENIKQKGGAISLLTQNQLTRSSVYHQALILALIPFTNTEHFPANL; this comes from the coding sequence ATGGCAACCCAAAAAGTCGTTATTGCCTCTTTAAATCCAGCAAAAATCAATGCGGTTAAGAGTGCGTTTCAAAGTGCATTTCCAAATCAGGCTTTTGAGTTTGAGGGAGTAAGTGTACCCAGCGAAGTTGCGGATCAGCCGATGAGCAACGAAGAAACGTATACAGGCGCATTGAATAGAGTAAAAAATGCCAAAGTCGAAGCTCTAGGCGGGGATTTTTATGTTGGACTAGAAGCTGGTATCGAAGGCAATGTTACCTTCGCCTGGATGGTGATCGAGTCGCAGACTCATCGTGGCGAATCCCGCTCAGCAAGTTTGATGTTACCGCCAGAAGTGTTGGCGCAACTTGAACATGCCAACGAACTTGGCGATGTTATGGACAGCGTGTTTGGCACAGAAAATATTAAACAGAAGGGTGGCGCAATTAGTCTATTGACCCAAAACCAATTGACGCGCAGCTCGGTATATCATCAAGCCTTAATTCTGGCTTTGATTCCTTTTACCAACACAGAGCACTTTCCAGCTAACCTTTAA